A genome region from Alistipes dispar includes the following:
- the ssb gene encoding single-stranded DNA-binding protein: MVNKVILVGNVGIDPEVRTLEGGAKVARVRLATTERLYDRASNETKEHTEWHTITLWRGLADVVDRYVRKGTQLYIEGRLRTREWMDKDNNKRYTTEILADTMNLLGRRSDNPASDGAAPGYGAQGQGQGSSYGQQGGGYQQGGYAQPQQPRPAAAPQPQQPAAPSVPADDPDDLPF; encoded by the coding sequence ATGGTAAACAAGGTGATTCTGGTGGGCAACGTGGGCATCGACCCCGAGGTCCGCACGCTCGAAGGCGGCGCGAAGGTCGCCCGTGTCCGGCTGGCTACGACCGAGCGGCTGTACGACCGTGCGTCGAACGAGACGAAAGAGCATACCGAGTGGCACACGATCACGCTGTGGCGCGGCCTCGCGGATGTCGTGGACCGCTATGTGCGCAAGGGCACGCAGCTCTATATCGAGGGCCGTCTGCGCACCCGCGAGTGGATGGACAAGGACAACAACAAGCGTTATACGACCGAGATTCTGGCCGACACGATGAATCTGCTGGGCCGCCGCAGCGATAATCCCGCTTCGGACGGCGCCGCTCCGGGTTACGGAGCGCAGGGGCAGGGGCAGGGGTCCTCCTACGGCCAGCAGGGCGGGGGATACCAGCAGGGCGGCTATGCGCAGCCGCAGCAGCCGCGTCCCGCCGCGGCTCCCCAGCCGCAGCAGCCGGCCGCACCTTCGGTCCCGGCCGACGATCCCGACGATTTGCCGTTCTGA